Below is a window of Terriglobales bacterium DNA.
CAGGGAATCGTCGTCGTGGTAGCGGCCGGCAATATGGGTCGTGACAACAGCTTCGGCGAGCAGGGCTATGCAACCATCGAAGCGCCCGGCAATGATCCGAACGTGATTACGGTCGGCGCAATGAGCCCGCAGGGAACCTGGACGCGCACTGACGACATCGTCTCCAGCTACAGCTCGAAGGGTCCCTCGTTGCTTGACCACATCCTGAAGCCGGACATTATGGCTCCAGGCAACAAGATCACTTCTCTGCTTTCGCCTGGGTCGACCTTGAGCCAGATCGCTCCTTTGACAGCGGTCATTAAGCCGACGCAGCTCTCGTGGCTTTGCGATGTATTCACTGGTCAAACCAGTTGCGGCGCAACTTCGCCTGGTCCGCAATATCTGCAGTTGAGCGGAACCAGCATGGCAACGCCTGTAGTCGCCGGTGGCGCTGCGCTGATGATCCAGAGCAATCCGAATATCACGCCCGACACCATCAAGTTGCGTTTGATGAAGACGGCGTGGAAGGGCTATCCGGCCCGCGGCAACAGCTGGGGACGCGATGTATGGGGCAATACGTACCTATCGCAATACGACGCCTTCACCATCGGTTCTGGATATCTTGATATCCAAGCCGCTATGGGTGACAGCAGCGTCGCCAACGGTGGTGCGACTTCGCCCACGGTAGTCTTCAACCCGCTCACCAAGACCGCGACGCTGGTCAACGGCACCTCGGTCGTTTGGGGACAGAGCGTGGTGTGGGGCCAAAGCCCGCTGTTCGCTGACTCAGTTGTTTGGGGTCAGTTTACGGTTGATGCCACGGCTGTGGTCTGGGGCAACTCGGTAGTCTGGGGACAGTACGGCACCGATGCCTGCAGCATGGTTTGGGGCCAGAGCGTGGTTTGGGGTCAGCTCAGCGATGCTCTTAACGCTCTGAGTGATGGCGATCCTGGTGACGCCAGCGACGCCGATACTACGGACTCAGGTGGCACGATCACTGATTCCGACACAGTCAATCCACCCGATTCGAGCACGACTACGAGCACGACGGGAGGTACGCTGTGAAAACCTCAGCTAAGATTTTCGTCGCTCTAGTCGTCCTGTCAGGACTCGCAGTTTTGGTAGAAGCGGTCCTGCATGCACACTCGGCTGATCACGTC
It encodes the following:
- a CDS encoding S8 family peptidase — translated: MKPHTKTKGAVGQFWRLHLVAAMLLVFATAAFAAPGKGKYGPKAAPDLDGFTVNADGTVSVIVQLAPNTPPGQVKQFARSINRNLNGINAVAANVPVDELEKLLSKGWVKYVSPDRPNKSAWDDAPEPVNDQQARQSFGVDGTGIGIAVIDSGVYQHDDLQTADMKSSRVVYSESFVPGDPSTNDAYGHGTHVAGILAGDGHDSAGRFFGVAPNANIINLRVLDANGVGSDSQVIAAINRAIQLKGQYNIRVINLSLGRPVYESYTLDPLCQAVEAAWQQGIVVVVAAGNMGRDNSFGEQGYATIEAPGNDPNVITVGAMSPQGTWTRTDDIVSSYSSKGPSLLDHILKPDIMAPGNKITSLLSPGSTLSQIAPLTAVIKPTQLSWLCDVFTGQTSCGATSPGPQYLQLSGTSMATPVVAGGAALMIQSNPNITPDTIKLRLMKTAWKGYPARGNSWGRDVWGNTYLSQYDAFTIGSGYLDIQAAMGDSSVANGGATSPTVVFNPLTKTATLVNGTSVVWGQSVVWGQSPLFADSVVWGQFTVDATAVVWGNSVVWGQYGTDACSMVWGQSVVWGQLSDALNALSDGDPGDASDADTTDSGGTITDSDTVNPPDSSTTTSTTGGTL